From the genome of Bradyrhizobium sp. SZCCHNS1050, one region includes:
- a CDS encoding HWE histidine kinase domain-containing protein: MEHAKVNILLVDDQPAKLLAYEVILKELGENLVVATSGREALEILLKNEIAVILVDVCMPELDGFELAQMIREHPRFQKIAIIFISAIQVSDFDRLRGYEMGAVDYVPVPVVPEVLRAKIKVFAELYRKTRELEHLNLELEDRVRARTAELERSTAKLVESEQRRSMAIAAGRMGSWDWDGVNGDWMWDEGQYRIFGVTPQNFELNTVNIMALLHREDAERARQVVAEFSRGATSYEAEFRIHRPDGEERWCVGTAAATTDRTGRVVRVSGVTIDITERKRAEERQNLLTREVDHRAKNALTLAQSIVRLTKADSVKTYVNAVEGRISALARVHTILSLSSWEGAKIGRLVAEELAPYATGGQVAFDGVDLQLEPATAQTLALALHELVTNSAKYGALSVRSGHLSVKWSIEDERLDLIWIETGGPLVRAPTSRGFGTRSLMASVESQLGGRASFDWRPEGLVCRLVVPLRPGATPPEITSPCATAAPGDARQRAAG, encoded by the coding sequence ATGGAACATGCGAAGGTCAACATCCTCTTGGTCGACGATCAGCCGGCGAAGCTGCTGGCCTACGAGGTCATCCTGAAGGAACTCGGCGAAAACCTCGTAGTCGCCACGTCTGGTCGCGAGGCGCTCGAAATTCTGCTGAAGAATGAGATCGCGGTGATTCTCGTCGACGTCTGCATGCCTGAGCTCGACGGCTTCGAGCTGGCGCAAATGATCCGTGAGCATCCGAGGTTCCAGAAGATTGCGATCATCTTTATCTCCGCCATCCAGGTGAGCGACTTCGATCGCCTTCGTGGCTATGAGATGGGCGCCGTCGACTACGTGCCGGTTCCTGTCGTGCCGGAGGTGCTGCGCGCCAAAATCAAGGTTTTTGCCGAGCTCTATCGCAAGACACGCGAGCTGGAACATCTGAACCTTGAGCTGGAGGACCGGGTACGGGCCCGCACCGCCGAGCTTGAGCGATCGACAGCAAAGCTCGTCGAGAGCGAGCAGCGTCGGAGCATGGCGATCGCGGCCGGCAGGATGGGCTCGTGGGACTGGGACGGTGTCAATGGCGACTGGATGTGGGACGAGGGGCAGTACCGCATCTTCGGCGTCACGCCGCAGAACTTCGAGCTGAACACCGTGAACATCATGGCGCTGCTGCACCGGGAGGATGCCGAGCGCGCCCGCCAGGTGGTCGCGGAATTCAGCCGTGGCGCGACGTCGTATGAGGCTGAGTTCCGGATCCACCGGCCCGATGGCGAAGAGCGGTGGTGCGTGGGAACGGCCGCGGCGACCACCGACAGGACCGGCCGCGTGGTCCGCGTCAGCGGGGTCACGATCGACATCACCGAGCGCAAGCGCGCCGAGGAACGCCAGAACCTGCTGACCCGCGAGGTCGATCATCGTGCCAAGAATGCGCTGACCTTGGCTCAGTCGATCGTTCGCCTGACCAAAGCCGACAGCGTGAAGACCTATGTCAACGCGGTAGAGGGGCGCATCAGCGCACTGGCCCGCGTTCACACCATCCTCTCGCTATCAAGCTGGGAAGGTGCGAAAATAGGTAGGTTGGTGGCCGAAGAGCTCGCGCCCTATGCAACCGGCGGCCAAGTCGCCTTTGACGGCGTCGATCTGCAGCTTGAGCCTGCGACCGCGCAGACGCTGGCGCTGGCGCTGCACGAGCTGGTGACAAACTCGGCCAAATACGGCGCGCTGTCGGTCCGCTCCGGGCATCTCTCGGTCAAATGGAGCATCGAGGATGAGCGCCTGGATCTGATCTGGATTGAAACCGGCGGTCCCTTGGTGCGCGCGCCGACCTCGCGCGGCTTCGGCACGCGCAGCCTGATGGCCAGTGTGGAAAGCCAGCTCGGTGGGCGCGCCTCGTTCGACTGGCGTCCCGAGGGATTGGTGTGCCGGCTGGTCGTCCCGCTCCGCCCCGGCGCGACCCCGCCGGAGATCACGAGCCCTTGCGCAACGGCGGCGCCGGGCGACGCACGACAACGGGCTGCTGGCTGA